A genomic region of Trifolium pratense cultivar HEN17-A07 linkage group LG3, ARS_RC_1.1, whole genome shotgun sequence contains the following coding sequences:
- the LOC123916144 gene encoding uncharacterized protein LOC123916144, producing the protein MASFLTDLVKPYVEKLINGAITESSYICCFTCIAKDFEDEKIRLEVERTTFDQRIDVATRRGENVQANALLWKKEVEELIQEDTKTKQNCFFGFCCDCIWRYKRGKELANKKEQIKKLMETGKELAIGLPAYLPDIERHSSQHYIPFESRKSKYKELLDALYDDNNYIVGLQGMGGTGKTTLAKEVGKELKRSNQFTHVIDTTVSFSPDIKKIQDDIAGPLGLKFDDCNESDRPKKLWSRLTNGEKILIILDDVWGDINFDEIGIPQSDNRKGCRVFVTTRNLQVCNRLGCSRTIQLDLLSEEDAWIMFQRHAGLSKVSTKNLLDRGRKIVNECKRLPIAIAAIASSLKGEQRQEKWDVALNSLQKHMSIRGVDEDLVDIYKCLKFSYDYLKNKNAEELFLLCSIFQEDAEIRTQILTRLGIGVGLFGESYDKYNNARNLVVVAKDKLLDSCLLLKTNKGDVKMHDLVREVAQWIANKEILAVNVSNKNQNSLVGRNNIKYLLFDGSPNDLCSPMFDGSKLRILILIMVTGCFVDSFFENIAGLRVLNLIAGKKITISLPQSIQSLTNIRSLLVESADLGDISVLGNLQSLETLDLNHCTIDELPQEIAKLKELRLLNLEYCRIKSNNPFEVIQICPSLEELYFFKSFNGFCQEITLPTLERYHLTDVYGIICDSSLSKCVILEKDYLSEATFKHVMQTAELLKLVRIKKGWRNIMPEFVPIDQGMNDLIELHLNDDSQLQFLIDTKHTGSQVPNVFSKLVVLELIKMKNLEELCNGPISFDSMNNLEELTIKSCGNLRSLFKGNLNLCNLKTVKIERCSTLVSVFHLSTSASLPLLEELNISECGNLENIFTCERTIEEILVPKLKVVKIESCNKLTYIFDQEVKLTSLIELKLEYVSNFIDIFPKSYNSIEGSSSSNSISKPQTQLQVKPLKSNIIFSWSHICCYRYKLKGATSTKVPLVSQDQPQACSISTETSSYCPNIWKRAQCLSRLSHIICNIKKITLANVSKIKSVFMLSIAPKMLLESLTIYCCYELEHIVVDCGDCSDGIELGNVFPKLKELNVDYCRKLKYIFGHINASDDHDHNSNEIQLHLPALKTLKLVDLKSLIGMSPKQYHITFSPLKEVELKECSQVDVKSIGDFTFLASISRYQDSTPIKEFSGNMEHLLALEMLNVSKSNVESILCLSEESEWQINLGLQNIILHNLPMMIYLFMGPKNAFALKNLKSITISQCEKLEIVFSTSILRCLSQLSHLRIQECNELKHIIEDDDDDDIENQGMSKTYFPVLKTLAVAMCNKLKSVFPISMKKELPPELKVMMIGEAHELKEIFKSVGGDNQKVEIPNLKSVVFVNLPSLCHVQGIQFQAVENHCIQNCKELSPTSLTSSRNFGRHAFRIDGIDFDVHVNLIGLFQQLENMMAASSQKEMNRTPETKHEFIENVPDLEIPSVTTLPTNSQELTSEESTSQHLLEEIDNTIKLSQLEGSMSTISETRNVPPIHLVDLKQKGIQVSVEEGTASTSYANTITSSTHLESEYGDGQIGIPFPVSTTDCLNIADVNLGDSHETTQTNNQVSLNDNAAMQVSSTIQQQFHKDDGIIVSGLEMPSAVYSPTNSQLEGSTSEKTTEAATMSTTSELKNEPDGMKISVEDGTTSANAKTITSSTHSKSVSSSSGLSTTSKSETSSPEDGDGKISIPSFSTVNTKPPATKYVDIGDSQEIIAMEDINMLIEEDPLLALLALEKLLTGQFSNSSARVLLQELKTLMDSSSDLDHLVSNQESISKLNSLFHRLNQYQGMLTSDLKDFVEKVQNFFNENIIRHATAQQVLKKHNQLLDSKTDLMNKLWSVKSIQTHIDSETSTTNAQIHGLSLQIDELTKKLADLENQRDSLKSVANKCDVQKMKLKAECTELVQQSKKFFSALASSEVDLREAEHARDLAKEGFANLKSSFPRF; encoded by the exons ATGGCGAGTTTCCTTACTGATTTGGTGAAGCCATATGTGGAGAAATTGATAAATGGGGCAATCACAGAATCAAGTTATATATGTTGCTTCACGTGCATTGCTAAGGATTTTGAAGATGAAAAAATTAGGTTGGAAGTAGAAAGGACAACTTTCGATCAACGCATTGATGTGGCAACTAGAAGAGGGGAAAATGTTCAAGCTAATGCTCTATTATGGAAAAAAGAAGTTGAAGAGCTCATTCAAGAAGacaccaaaacaaaacaaaattgtttttttggattttgttgTGACTGCATATGGCGATATAAAAGGGGAAAGGAACTAGCAAATAAGAAGGAGCAAATCAAAAAATTGATGGAAACTGGAAAGGAACTTGCAATTGGACTCCCTGCTTATCTTCCAGATATTGAACGTCATTCATCCCAACACTATATTCCTTTTGAAAGTAGGAAATCCAAATACAAAGAGCTTTTGGATGCATTGTATGATGACAACAATTATATAGTCGGGTTGCAAGGGATGGGGGGAACAGGAAAAACTACATTGGCCAAAGAAGTGGGCAAGGAACTTAAGCGGTCCAATCAATTTACTCATGTTATCGATACGACGGTGTCATTTTCTCCTGATATTAAAAAGATTCAAGATGATATTGCTGGACCCTTGGGATTGAAATTTGATGACTGTAACGAATCAGATCGACCCAAAAAACTATGGAGCAGATTAACCAATGGTGAGAAGATTCTTATAATATTGGATGATGTGTGGGGAGATATCAATTTTGATGAAATAGGGATTCCACAAAGTGACAATCGCAAAGGCTGCCGTGTTTTTGTAACCACACGCAATCTGCAGGTGTGCAACAGACTAGGATGCAGTAGAACAATCCAACTAGATCTCTTATCTGAAGAGGATGCATGGATCATGTTCCAAAGGCATGCTGGTCTAAGCAAAGTTTCAACAAAAAATTTGCTTGACAGGGGCCGTAAAATTGTAAACGAATGCAAAAGGTTACCAATTGCAATTGCTGCTATCGCTAGTAGTTTAAAAGGCGAACAACGTCAGGAAAAGTGGGATGTGGCCTTAAATTCCTTGCAGAAGCATATGTCCATTCGCGGTGTTGATGAAGATTTGGTtgatatttataaatgtttGAAGTTTAGCTATGATTATCTCAAGAACAAAAATGCCGAGGAATTGTTCCTCTTATGTTCTATATTCCAAGAAGATGCAGAAATCCGTACTCAAATTCTAACCAGACTTGGCATAGGAGTTGGCCTCTTTGGGGAAAGTTATGACAAATACAACAATGCTCGAAATCTAGTAGTTGTTGCAAAAGATAAACTACTTGATTCATGTTTACTGTTGAAGACAAATAAAGGAGATGTAAAAATGCATGACTTGGTTCGTGAAGTAGCCCAATGGATAGCGAACAAAGAGATTTTAGCAGTAAATGTTtctaacaaaaatcaaaattcattgGTTGGAAGGAATAATATCAAATATTTGTTATTTGATGGCAGTCCAAATGATTTGTGTTCCCCTATGTTTGATGGTTCTAAACTAAGGATTCTGATTTTAATCATGGTCACAGGTTGCTTTGTGGATtcattctttgaaaatattgCAGGTCTTCGAGTTTTGAATTTAATAGCGggtaaaaaaattactatatcaTTGCCACAATCAATTCAGTCGTTGACAAATATTCGTTCTCTATTAGTGGAAAGTGCCGATTTGGGTGACATCTCTGTTTTGGGAAACCTGCAAAGTCTTGAGACACTTGATTTGAATCATTGTACAATTGATGAACTTCCTCAAGAAATTGCAAAGTTGAAGGAACTTAGATTGTTGAACTTGGAATACTGtagaattaaaagtaataatccATTTGAAGTTATCCAGATATGCCCATCCCTTGAAGAATTGTACTTCTTTAAAAGTTTCAATGGTTTCTGTCAGGAAATAACCTTACCTACATTGGAAAGGTATCATCTCACTGATGTTTATGGTATAATTTGCGATTCTTCACTATCAAAATGTGTGATTCTTGAAAAGGATTATTTGTCAGAAGCAACATTTAAGCATGTGATGCAAACAGCAGAGCTTCTTAAGTTGGTAAGAATTAAGAAGGGATGGAGAAATATTATGCCTGAATTTGTTCCTATAGATCAAGGTATGAATGATCTAATTGAGCTTCATTTGAATGATGATTCACAACTACAGTTCCTCATAGACACTAAACATACTGGTTCTCAAGTACCAAATGTATTTTCCAAGTTGGTTGTACTAGAGCTcatcaaaatgaaaaatttagaaGAATTATGCAATGGTCCCATCTCCTTTGACTCTATGAACAATTTAGAGGAACTAACTATCAAGTCTTGCGGAAATTTGAGAAGTTTGTTCAAAGGCAATCTAAATCTCTGCAATCTAAAGACTGTGAAAATAGAAAGATGCTCCACATTAGTTTCTGTTTTTCATCTGTCAACTTCTGCAAGCCTGCCGTTGTTGGAAGAATTGAATATAAGTGAATGTGGTAACTTGGAAAACATATTTACATGTGAAAGGACGATTGAAGAAATATTAGTTCCAAAGCTTAAAGTTGTCAAAATAGAAAGTTGTAACAAGTTGACTTATATATTTGACCAAGAAGTCAAACTAACTTCACTTATAGAATTGAAGCTAGAATATGTGTCAAATTTCATCGACATATTTCCAAAATCATATAATTCCATTGAAGGGTCATCCTCATCCAATTCCATTTCAAAGCCACAAACACAATTGCAGGTGAAGCCATTGAAATCCAATATTATATTCTCTTGGAGTCATATATGTTGTTATAGATACAAGTTGAAGGGTGCCACAAGTACTAAAGTCCCATTGGTTTCTCAGGATCAGCCACAAGCCTGCTCAATCTCCACG GAAACAAGTTCATATTGTCCTAACATATGGAAACGTGCTCAATGTCTTTCAAGACTATCTCatatcatttgcaatattaaaAAGATAACACTGGCCAATGTTTCAAAGATAAAATCGGTGTTTATGTTGTCTATTGCACCAAAAATGTTGTTGGAGAGCTTGACTATATATTGTTGTTATGAATTGGAGCACATAGTAGTAGATTGTGGAGATTGCAGTGATGGAATTGAATTGGGCAATGTCttcccaaaattaaaagaactcAATGTTGACTATTGTAGGAAATTGAAATACATATTTGGGCACATTAATGCTAGTGATGATCATGATCATAACAGCAATGAGATTCAACTTCATCTTCCAGCATTGAAAACTCTCAAGCTTGTTGATCTCAAAAGTTTAATCGGCATGTCGCCCAAACAATATCACATAACATTTTCACCTTTGAAAGAAGTTGAACTCAAAGAATGCTCTCAGGTTGATGTTAAATCTATTGGTGATTTTACCTTCCTTGCTTCAATTTCAAGATATCAGGACAGTACACCTATCAAG GAATTCAGTGGGAACATGGAACATCTTCTAGCTTTGGAAATGCTCAATGTATCTAAATCCAATGTAGAAAGTATATTATGTCTCAGTGAAGAAAGTGAGTGGCAGATAAACTTGGGGTTGCAAAACATTATTTTGCATAATCTACCTATGATGATATATCTTTTTATGGGTCCTAAAAATGCATTTGCCCTCAAAAACCTTAAAAGTATAACCATCTCTCAATGTGAAAAATTGGAAATAGTTTTCTCCACCTCTATTCTAAGATGCCTATCACAGTTGTCTCATCTAAGAATACAAGAATGCAATGAGTTGAAGCATATcattgaagatgatgatgatgatgatattgagAATCAAGGAATGTCAAAGACATACTTCCCAGTGCTAAAAACCCTTGCAGTAGCAATGTGCAATAAGTTGAAAAGTGTCTTTCCGATCTCCATGAAGAAAGAGCTTCCTCCTGAGTTAAAGGTTATGATGATAGGTGAAGCACATGAACTGAAAGAAATATTCAAAAGTGTAGGTGGTGATAATCAGAAAGTTGAGATTCCAAATCTGAAATCTGTAGTATTTGTCAACCTACCAAGCTTGTGCCATGTCCAGGGAATTCAATTTCAGGCCGTAGAAAACCATTGCATACAGAATTGTAAAGAATTGTCTCCGACATCGTTAACATCTAGCAGAAATTTCGGCAGGCACGCGTTTAGAATAGATGGCATAG ATTTTGATGTGCATGTGAATCTGATTGGTCTATTTCAACAATTAGAAAACATGATGGCAGCATCTTCACAG AAAGAAATGAACCGAACACCAGAGACAAAGCATGAATTTATTGAAAATGTTCCTGATTTAGAGATACCATCAGTGACAACATTACCAACAAATTCCCAA GAGTTGACAAGTGAAGAATCAACAAGTCAACACTTACTTGAAGAAATTGATAATACCATCAAACTTTCTCAG TTGGAAGGTTCTATGTCTACCATTTCAGAAACAAGGAATGTGCCACCTATACATTTAGTTGATCTTAAACAAAAG GGTATTCAGGTAAGCGTTGAAGAAGGAACTGCATCAACTAGTTATGCCAACACAATAACATCATCAACTCATTTAGAATCA GAATATGGTGATGGCCAAATAGGCATACCTTTTCCAGTTTCAACTACAGATTGTCTTAACATCGCAGATGTTAATCTTGGAGACTCACACGAAACAACTCAAACTAACAATCAAG TTTCTCTAAATGATAATGCTGCCATGCAAGTAAGCTCAACTATTCAACAACAGTTTCATAAAGATGACGGAATAATAGTTTCTGGTTTAGAGATGCCATCAGCAGTATATTCACCAACAAACTCACAA TTGGAGGGTTCTACATCAGAAAAAACAACAGAAGCAGCAACCATGTCTACTACTTCAGAACTAAAGAATGAGCCAGAT GGTATGAAGATAAGTGTGGAAGATGGAACTACATCAGCTAATGCCAAGACAATAACATCATCAACTCATTCAAAATCAGTGAGTTCATCATCAGGTTTATCAACTACTTCTAAGTCGGAAACATCTTCACCG GAAGATGGAGATGGCAAAATATCCATACCCTCTTTTTCAACTGTCAATACAAAGCCTCCTGCCACCAAATATGTTGATATTGGAGACTCGCAGGAAATTATTG CAATGGAAGACATTAACATGCTGATCGAAGAAGACCCACTTCTTGCACTTCTTGCACTTGAGAAGCTTCTTACAGGACAATTCTCGAATTCCTCTGCTCGAGTTTTACTTCAAGAATTGAAGACTTTGATGGACTCATCATCAGACCTTGACCATCTTGTATCTAACCAAGAGTCTATTTCGAAATTGAATTCTCTTTTTCATCGATTGAATCAGTATCAAGGGATGTTAACTTCTGACTTGAAGGACTTTGTTGAGAAGGTTCAGAACTTCTTCAATGAAAACATTATCAGACACGCCACTGCTCAACAAGTACTCAAGAAGCACAACCAACTTCTTGATTCGAAAACTGATCTCATGAACAAGCTTTGGAGTGTAAAGAGTATACAAACCCACATTGATAGTGAAACTTCAACTACCAATGCTCAGATACATGGGCTCTCTTTACAAATTGATGAACTGACAAAAAAGTTGGCAGATCTTGAGAATCAAAGAGATAGTTTGAAGTCGGTGGCGAACAAATGTGATGTTCAGAAGATGAAGTTGAAGGCCGAATGCACAGAATTGGTCCAACAAAGTAAAAAATTCTTTTCTGCACTTGCTTCATCAGAGGTCGACCTAAGAGAAGCTGAGCATGCGAGGGATTTGGCAAAAGAAGGCTTTGCAAATTTAAAATCATCATTTCCTAGATTTTAG
- the LOC123916145 gene encoding putative pentatricopeptide repeat-containing protein At1g12700, mitochondrial — protein MRIRFSISCLLRLQHCNNNFTSNFHFSSTTATNFNAVNNRTQLLNSIRTLSNVNAAVTFFHQMLTMNPFPNTKDFNCLFTFLTKTKHYTTTISLIKHAHSFGVNPDIYTLNIVINCLCHLGHTSLGFSVLSLMFKTGLNPTLVSLNTVVNGLCVEGKVSEALNFTRHMENAGYEPNGYTFGALVNGLCKIGDMVNAVVCVRNMIERNYEPNVVIYNAIIDGFCKEGLVSEALNFFSEMNDKGINPSLVTYNCLIQGICNICEWKKASFLLNEMMEKGIMPDVQTFTILVDGFCKEGLILEAKSVICFMVQTGEEPNVVTYNSLIGGYCLMNQMDEAMKVYDLIFLRKCLPSVVTYNSLISGWCKVKDVDKAMCLLNEMVNEGFCPDVVTLTTLVGGFCEVGKPLAAKKLFFTMKEYGMVPNLLTCAVVLDGLVKCYFRFEAMLLFRAMEESDLDLDIVIYNVIIDSLCKDGKLSDARKVLARLLVKGLSFDSYTYNIMIGGLCREGLLVDAEDLLRKMEENGCTPNACSYNVIVQGLLRKRDILRSRKYLQIMKVKGFAADATTTKLLIGFYSADKESSAFQEFLHN, from the coding sequence ATGCGAATAAGATTTTCAATCTCTTGTTTGCTTCGTCTCCAACACTGTAATAACAACTTCACATCTAACTTCCACTTCTcttcaacaacagcaacaaacTTCAACGCCGTTAATAACAGAACCCAGCTCTTAAATTCGATCAGAACCCTATCAAACGTTAATGCCGCCGTCACATTCTTTCACCAAATGCTAACAATGAATCCTTTCCCTAACACAAAAGACTTCAATTGcttattcacatttttaacCAAAACCAAACACTACACAACAACCATTTCCCTAATCAAACACGCGCATTCGTTTGGTGTCAATCCTGACATATACACACTCAACATTGTAATCAATTGTCTTTGCCATTTGGGGCACACGAGCTTGGGTTTCTCCGTTTTGAGCTTAATGTTCAAAACGGGACTAAACCCTACACTCGTGAGCCTAAACACTGTCGTTAATGGGCTTTGTGTTGAAGGTAAAGTGTCCGAAGCTTTGAATTTTACTCGCCACATGGAAAATGCGGGTTATGAACCAAACGGTTACACATTTGGAGCGTTAGTTAACGGTTTGTGTAAAATTGGTGACATGGTTAATGCTGTCGTTTGTGTTAGAAACATGATTGAGAGAAACTATGAACCAAATGTTGTCATTTATAATGCAATCATCGATGGTTTTTGCAAAGAAGGGTTGGTTTCAGAGGCTTTGAATTTTTTCTCAGAAATGAATGATAAAGGTATTAACCCTAGTTTAGTTACTTACAACTGTTTAATTCAAGGAATTTGCAACATTTGTGAATGGAAAAAAGCTTCTTTTTTGTTGAATGAGATGATGGAAAAGGGAATAATGCCTGATGTTCAAACATTTACTATTTTGGTGGATGGTTTTTGCAAAGAAGGGTTGATTTTAGAGGCTAAAAGTGTAATTTGTTTCATGGTGCAAACTGGTGAGGAACCTAATGTTGTGACTTATAATTCCTTGATTGGTGGTTATTGTTTGATGAATCAAATGGATGAAGCTATGAAAGtgtatgatttgatttttttaaggaagtGTTTGCCTAGTGTTGTGACATATAATTCATTGATTAGTGGTTGGTGTAAGGTTAAAGATGTAGATAAAGCTATGTGTTTGTTGAATGAAATGGTTAATGAAGGTTTCTGTCCTGATGTTGTGACTTTGACAACACTTGTTGGTGGGTTTTGTGAAGTTGGTAAACCTTTGGCTGCTAAAAAGCTGTTCTTTACGATGAAGGAATATGGTATGGTTCCTAATCTTTTGACTTGTGCTGTTGTATTGGATGGTTTAGTTAAATGCTATTTTCGTTTCGAGGCAATGTTGTTGTTTAGGGCTATGGAAGAAAGTGATTTAGATCTTGATATTGTTATTTATAATGTTATAATTGATAGTTTGTGTAAAGATGGAAAGTTGAGTGATGCAAGGAAGGTTCTTGCACGTCTGCTTGTTAAAGGGTTGAGTTTCGATTCATACACTTATAATATAATGATTGGAGGTTTATGTAGAGAAGGATTGTTGGTTGACGCTGAAGACTTGCTTAGGAAAATGGAAGAGAATGGATGTACACCTAATGCATGTTCTTATAATGTTATTGTCCAAGGATTGCTCCGAAAACGTGATATTTTAAGGTCAAGGAAGTACCTTCAAATAATGAAAGTCAAAGGGTTTGCAGCGGATGCTACTACCACAAAATTGCTTATAGGATTTTACTCTGCTGATAAAGAAAGCAGTGCATTTCAAGAGTTTCTGCATAATTGA